A genomic window from Agrobacterium tumefaciens includes:
- a CDS encoding exopolysaccharide production repressor exox, with the protein MYAPRVFFSMIGALLIFAVATYFIHGSLYTAFIQTLICAVILQVGYFIAILVLVAREKRRMRETFSRDRSAENATADAANNAPPHGAKLTDM; encoded by the coding sequence ATGTATGCACCTCGTGTTTTTTTCAGCATGATCGGTGCATTGCTCATCTTTGCGGTTGCCACATATTTCATTCACGGGTCGCTCTATACGGCATTTATCCAGACCCTTATCTGCGCCGTCATTCTGCAAGTGGGTTATTTTATTGCAATTCTGGTTCTCGTTGCCCGGGAGAAGCGCCGGATGCGCGAGACATTCTCGCGTGATCGCAGCGCCGAGAATGCGACGGCGGACGCCGCAAATAACGCCCCGCCGCATGGCGCAAAACTGACCGATATGTGA
- a CDS encoding tetratricopeptide repeat protein has protein sequence MTAVDACVVNNSDASTRRVPLRNNKRLHLSLVVCTVLAGLSGCATSNQTDDVFRIDRAQGSQENIASLTSVINANPQDPEGYNVRGSAYGRAGDSRRAIEDFNKALQLNPRFYQAYANRALVYRNSGQQQQALQDYNAALQINPSYDVALIGRGNLYRQSGRVNEAFNDFSRAIELETTDGRAWHNRGLIYQLRNQHAQAIEDFSKAISLSSTSPEPYNGRGLSYVALNDDENAFADFNHAISLDGNVAESWANQALVYERRGEMAKAAKSYGHAARLDPKYKPALDGVARTRGASAS, from the coding sequence ATGACCGCTGTTGATGCCTGTGTTGTAAACAACTCCGATGCCTCCACGCGCCGGGTACCGCTGAGAAACAACAAGCGGCTTCATCTTTCCCTTGTCGTCTGCACCGTTCTCGCCGGACTTTCCGGCTGCGCGACGTCCAACCAGACGGATGATGTCTTCAGGATCGACCGCGCCCAGGGCTCGCAGGAAAACATCGCCTCGCTCACCTCGGTCATCAACGCCAATCCGCAGGATCCCGAAGGCTACAATGTCCGCGGCTCGGCTTACGGCCGCGCAGGTGATTCCCGCCGCGCCATCGAGGATTTCAACAAGGCGCTGCAGCTCAACCCGCGCTTCTACCAGGCCTATGCCAACCGCGCGCTGGTCTACCGCAACTCCGGCCAGCAGCAGCAGGCCCTGCAGGACTACAATGCGGCCCTGCAGATCAATCCGAGCTATGATGTGGCGCTGATCGGCCGCGGCAATCTTTACCGCCAGTCCGGACGCGTGAACGAGGCTTTCAACGACTTCTCCCGCGCTATCGAGCTTGAGACCACCGACGGACGCGCATGGCACAATCGCGGCCTGATCTACCAGCTGCGCAACCAGCACGCCCAGGCAATCGAGGACTTCTCAAAGGCCATTTCGCTGTCCTCCACCTCGCCAGAGCCCTATAATGGCCGTGGCCTTTCCTATGTCGCGCTGAATGATGACGAAAACGCCTTCGCCGATTTCAACCACGCCATTTCGCTCGACGGTAACGTCGCGGAATCCTGGGCCAACCAGGCGCTGGTCTATGAGCGGCGCGGCGAGATGGCCAAGGCCGCCAAGTCCTATGGGCATGCGGCACGGCTCGATCCGAAATATAAGCCCGCTCTCGACGGTGTTGCCCGCACGCGCGGCGCCAGCGCCTCCTGA
- the rpsU gene encoding 30S ribosomal protein S21, which produces MQVLVRDNNVDQALRALKKKMQREGIFREMKMRDYYEKPSQKRAREKAEAVRRVRKLARKRAQREGLIAAPRASR; this is translated from the coding sequence GTGCAGGTACTAGTCCGCGACAATAACGTTGATCAGGCGCTTCGCGCTCTCAAGAAAAAGATGCAGCGCGAAGGCATTTTCCGCGAAATGAAGATGCGCGATTATTACGAAAAGCCTTCCCAGAAGCGCGCTCGCGAAAAGGCTGAAGCCGTTCGCCGCGTTCGCAAGCTGGCACGCAAGCGTGCGCAGCGCGAAGGTCTGATTGCGGCCCCGCGCGCGAGCCGTTAA